In Saccharicrinis fermentans DSM 9555 = JCM 21142, a genomic segment contains:
- the tnpC gene encoding IS66 family transposase — translation MSDFSSNKDVLIQELLQECDEMFQELSRLRKNDNRVLDTLEAKNKKLESIVAKKEQQIKKLIDQLAWFRHKFFGNSSEKHIAEDPDQRKIDWDGLEVVPEEKAIIEKAEKELIEYERRKPVKNKQRPVRQPLPDHLRREVEVIEPEGKQDNWVRIGEEVTEILEHKPGEVYVRRIERPKYAVKQESVSPDIATDQNTEEASAIRIGSMPLLPLPRSNAGPSLLSELMMNKYYFHQPFNRQMAMFKMIGIKLPASTINGWFQGSCDLLRALYARLKKIVLKSDYIQVDESTIPVISNEKHKAQKAYLWMVRSVMNNLVFFHYDKGSRAQKVILPLLKDFQGAIQTDGYQAYSIYEQKKGVLLLGCWAHARRKFSESLKEDKTGAEYALAQIAKIYQVEQMATDQNMNYKQRAELRKRLAYPIMRAFEKWIEGYYPKALQGGKMSKALAYTYNLFLRLSRYHLDGRYLPDNNGAENAIRPVAVGRKGYLFCGNHDAAENAAIMYSLLGCCKASDVNPREWLTDVFSKIALYNSNYDLDLADLLPHNWKKSNSCQNIPKNTH, via the coding sequence ATGAGCGATTTTTCAAGCAATAAAGATGTGTTAATACAGGAGCTTCTCCAGGAATGTGACGAGATGTTTCAGGAACTTTCCCGCTTGCGAAAAAATGACAATAGGGTTCTGGACACTTTGGAAGCTAAAAACAAAAAATTAGAGTCCATAGTCGCTAAAAAAGAGCAGCAAATTAAAAAGCTGATCGACCAGCTTGCTTGGTTTCGCCATAAGTTTTTTGGCAATTCTAGTGAAAAGCATATTGCCGAAGATCCCGATCAACGAAAGATCGATTGGGACGGACTAGAGGTAGTCCCAGAAGAGAAAGCTATTATTGAAAAAGCTGAAAAAGAGCTTATCGAATATGAGCGCCGCAAGCCTGTAAAAAACAAGCAGAGGCCAGTTCGTCAACCACTTCCTGACCACCTTAGACGAGAGGTAGAAGTTATTGAACCGGAAGGTAAACAAGATAACTGGGTGCGTATTGGCGAAGAAGTAACAGAAATACTCGAACACAAGCCCGGAGAGGTATATGTACGTCGTATAGAACGTCCTAAATATGCAGTAAAGCAAGAATCAGTATCACCGGATATTGCTACAGATCAAAACACCGAAGAAGCATCAGCTATCCGTATTGGTTCAATGCCATTATTGCCTTTGCCACGCAGCAATGCAGGGCCTTCTTTATTGAGCGAGCTGATGATGAATAAATATTATTTCCACCAGCCTTTTAATCGCCAAATGGCCATGTTCAAAATGATTGGTATAAAATTACCTGCATCCACCATTAATGGTTGGTTTCAAGGAAGCTGTGATTTACTAAGAGCTCTTTATGCACGTTTAAAAAAAATTGTTCTAAAATCTGATTATATTCAGGTTGACGAAAGTACCATTCCTGTTATTAGCAACGAAAAGCACAAAGCACAAAAGGCTTATCTGTGGATGGTTCGATCAGTAATGAATAACTTGGTTTTCTTTCACTACGACAAAGGCTCCCGAGCACAAAAAGTGATACTTCCTTTATTAAAGGATTTTCAGGGAGCTATTCAAACCGATGGATATCAGGCATATTCAATCTATGAGCAAAAGAAAGGTGTTTTGCTTCTGGGTTGTTGGGCTCATGCGCGCAGGAAATTCTCCGAAAGTCTAAAAGAAGACAAAACGGGGGCTGAATACGCATTGGCACAAATTGCTAAAATCTATCAAGTTGAGCAAATGGCCACCGATCAGAACATGAATTACAAGCAAAGAGCTGAACTACGAAAGCGCTTGGCTTATCCAATCATGCGTGCTTTTGAAAAATGGATCGAAGGCTATTACCCCAAAGCGCTACAAGGAGGAAAGATGAGTAAGGCGCTGGCTTATACATACAATCTTTTCTTACGTCTGTCTCGCTATCATCTTGATGGCCGATATCTGCCTGACAACAACGGAGCTGAAAATGCAATTAGGCCGGTAGCTGTTGGAAGAAAAGGCTATCTGTTTTGTGGCAACCATGATGCCGCAGAAAATGCAGCAATTATGTACTCACTACTGGGATGCTGCAAAGCCAGTGATGTAAATCCTCGCGAATGGCTTACAGATGTATTTTCTAAGATTGCGTTATACAACAGCAATTATGATTTAGACTTGGCTGATCTTTTGCCGCACAATTGGAAAAAGTCTAATAGTTGTCAGAATATTCCAAAAAACACCCACTAA
- a CDS encoding class I lanthipeptide, with amino-acid sequence MKKLNLNKETIAVLDNSAMSEVKGGFTYSLSTGLRCKVSKAHGGGNPYECGEMLAKEVAAAERVDELKKLE; translated from the coding sequence ATGAAAAAGTTAAATTTGAACAAAGAAACTATTGCAGTTTTAGATAATTCAGCAATGAGCGAAGTTAAAGGGGGATTTACCTACTCTTTATCAACAGGTTTAAGGTGTAAAGTATCAAAAGCTCATGGAGGAGGAAATCCATACGAGTGTGGAGAAATGCTTGCAAAGGAAGTTGCAGCTGCAGAGAGAGTAGATGAGTTAAAAAAACTTGAGTAG
- a CDS encoding erythromycin esterase family protein has protein sequence MRFFFFIILFAGCTYTSCQVNNDLGFSLGDLLQKNNGLLEDRLQKIRLVALGDGTHSESNVIKINIEIVKYLHEELGFNTIAFESGIYDLFKANKIIKDDGDVSEAISNSIFPIWSNSCEFQELIKYIHEKRGEINIVGFDNQFSGNYSTYESIEDLRLLLQKNEINNSINFEFLQGVFIRLGEEFSFNGEKDYKLFEIELGKVKHCLQSLRNTNTSEADFWLQYIKSTENLVNDYFENDPNSVLVADWKAKMSNPRDAQMADNLLFYMSENPREKVICWGASAHFANDFSTTNNDELRQYKPMAYYLKQKFGSQVYSIAPIIGSGTFGVFEPTDTIPDNLDKSIEFELSKKESYYQFVDLRSRDANPLFTSSAIEYTPIQAEWNKIFDGFIYIKKSSSTSLVNEDCFFRAKPKDMSIESTMDKKNNSIIEQNLKLVKGRILSEKQKEVPFCNISVKNSTIGTISNENGNYQLIIPISTEMDTVVFSCVGFETREVSLKDLSELVILESRDFVLDEVMVQAKTLNPKSIVEKAIVNIPSNYIQEDYNAEIYSRGILTNHDSVKIDVENVVKIYDENGYDNKGNITSRRIAFKNNECKFRMQTTSVAAALKPLYLERIDMVSTSPLLKKANLNKYNFKLIGTSEYEGVKVYKIAFESKLNSYRYSGYYYIDKFEGLIYINSKDYSIIKINAYWEYNVDKINKVGEFISDKEFINLRVAYKKNLNNYFLNYGNYLRYQKGVDKKNDIFYELEGKQTIYISLIELDNIDVIPTKQYIPSNSKKLIKDTLFWKNYNKPIINE, from the coding sequence ATGAGGTTCTTTTTTTTTATAATTTTATTTGCAGGTTGTACGTATACTAGTTGTCAAGTAAATAATGATCTTGGTTTCTCATTAGGGGATTTACTTCAAAAAAATAATGGATTGTTAGAGGACAGGTTACAAAAAATTAGATTAGTTGCGCTTGGAGATGGAACTCATAGTGAAAGTAATGTTATAAAGATTAATATTGAAATTGTAAAATATTTACACGAAGAGCTCGGGTTTAATACAATTGCTTTTGAAAGTGGAATTTACGATTTATTTAAAGCAAATAAAATAATTAAAGACGATGGGGATGTTAGTGAAGCTATTTCGAATAGTATATTCCCGATATGGAGTAATTCTTGTGAATTTCAAGAATTGATTAAATATATTCATGAGAAAAGAGGGGAAATCAATATTGTGGGCTTTGATAATCAGTTCTCTGGTAATTATTCAACTTATGAATCAATTGAAGATTTGCGATTGCTTTTGCAAAAAAATGAAATAAATAATAGTATTAATTTTGAGTTTTTACAGGGTGTATTTATCAGGTTAGGTGAGGAATTTTCTTTTAATGGGGAAAAAGATTATAAGTTATTTGAGATAGAACTTGGTAAAGTGAAACATTGTTTGCAAAGTTTAAGGAATACTAATACATCTGAGGCTGATTTTTGGCTACAATATATAAAAAGTACAGAGAATCTAGTTAATGATTATTTTGAAAATGATCCTAATTCAGTCCTTGTTGCAGATTGGAAGGCTAAAATGAGTAATCCAAGAGATGCCCAAATGGCGGATAATCTTTTGTTTTACATGAGTGAAAATCCAAGAGAAAAGGTTATATGTTGGGGGGCTTCAGCACATTTTGCGAATGATTTTTCTACTACGAATAATGATGAGTTAAGGCAGTATAAGCCTATGGCTTATTACTTAAAACAAAAATTTGGTTCACAGGTGTATTCTATTGCGCCGATTATAGGGTCTGGAACTTTTGGAGTATTTGAGCCAACGGATACGATACCAGATAATTTGGATAAAAGTATTGAATTTGAGCTAAGTAAAAAAGAAAGTTATTATCAGTTTGTTGATCTTCGATCAAGAGATGCCAATCCACTTTTTACTTCATCTGCAATTGAGTATACGCCAATTCAAGCTGAATGGAATAAAATATTTGATGGGTTTATTTATATTAAAAAATCAAGCTCAACTTCATTAGTTAATGAAGATTGTTTCTTTAGAGCAAAACCTAAGGATATGTCTATTGAAAGTACAATGGACAAAAAAAATAATTCTATTATAGAGCAGAATTTAAAGTTAGTAAAAGGTCGGATATTAAGTGAAAAACAGAAAGAAGTACCTTTCTGTAATATATCAGTTAAGAATTCAACAATAGGTACAATTAGTAATGAGAATGGCAATTACCAACTTATAATTCCTATATCAACAGAAATGGATACCGTTGTATTTTCATGTGTTGGATTTGAAACGCGTGAAGTATCTCTTAAGGATCTTTCAGAATTGGTTATTCTAGAATCAAGGGATTTTGTATTAGATGAAGTAATGGTCCAAGCAAAAACTTTAAATCCTAAATCTATTGTTGAAAAAGCTATTGTTAATATTCCGTCTAATTATATCCAAGAAGATTATAATGCAGAGATATATAGTAGAGGAATATTGACTAACCATGATAGTGTAAAGATTGATGTTGAGAATGTAGTAAAAATTTACGATGAGAACGGGTATGATAATAAAGGAAATATAACTAGCAGACGTATTGCATTTAAGAATAACGAATGCAAATTTAGAATGCAAACAACATCAGTTGCTGCAGCATTAAAACCTTTATATCTAGAACGTATAGATATGGTGAGTACTTCACCCTTATTGAAGAAAGCAAATCTAAATAAATATAATTTTAAGTTGATAGGGACTAGTGAATATGAAGGTGTTAAGGTATATAAAATAGCTTTTGAAAGTAAACTTAATTCTTATCGATATTCAGGATATTATTACATTGATAAGTTTGAAGGTCTTATTTATATTAACTCGAAAGACTATAGTATTATTAAAATTAATGCGTATTGGGAATATAATGTAGATAAGATCAATAAGGTAGGTGAATTTATTTCGGATAAAGAGTTTATTAACCTTAGAGTTGCATATAAAAAGAATTTAAACAACTATTTTTTAAATTATGGTAATTATTTGCGGTATCAAAAAGGAGTTGACAAAAAGAATGACATTTTTTACGAATTAGAGGGTAAGCAAACTATTTATATTTCGTTAATTGAATTGGATAACATTGATGTTATACCAACTAAGCAATATATTCCTTCCAATAGTAAAAAGCTTATCAAAGATACCTTATTTTGGAAGAATTATAATAAACCAATAATAAATGAATGA
- a CDS encoding lanthionine synthetase LanC family protein, which yields MPSLYMGDLGRVLYFSYRYLQTKDEKYSKIAKELLEELVNNSNNYVLDSSLGNGITGYYWVILHLIDLEILDLSDENVVKDILPYIEDSIKQDFIKEDYDFLYGCMGKITCLLSSKQKIDVVNLDEVLSFFREIKKTDNKGVFWLDTDKDNQINLGTAHGMPGILLFLIHTFNSNNDIFDEFVNPAISWLLSRSKKDGVSSFANNSNDIDSDSRLAWCYGDLGISFLFLIAGIKYNNSEWYKAGVEIAEKASLRDINKSGIAFNDIRNFYDTCFCHGTSGVAYIFSAIAKITDNPKIILAKNYWEKVNIENLEKHIILL from the coding sequence ATCCCGAGCTTATATATGGGTGATCTGGGAAGGGTGTTATATTTTTCTTATAGATATTTACAAACGAAAGATGAAAAGTATTCCAAAATAGCTAAAGAATTATTAGAAGAATTAGTAAATAATTCAAATAACTATGTGTTAGATTCATCACTCGGAAATGGTATAACTGGTTATTATTGGGTTATTCTTCACCTCATTGATTTGGAAATTTTAGATTTGTCAGATGAGAATGTTGTTAAAGATATTCTACCATACATAGAAGATTCTATAAAGCAAGATTTTATTAAAGAGGATTACGATTTTCTATACGGTTGTATGGGGAAAATAACATGTTTATTGTCTAGTAAGCAAAAAATTGATGTTGTAAATCTAGATGAGGTTTTGTCTTTTTTTAGGGAAATAAAAAAAACGGATAATAAGGGTGTTTTTTGGTTAGATACAGATAAGGATAATCAGATTAATTTAGGAACAGCGCATGGAATGCCTGGTATACTTCTATTTCTTATTCATACATTTAACTCTAATAATGACATTTTTGATGAATTTGTAAATCCGGCTATTAGTTGGTTGTTGTCAAGGAGTAAGAAAGATGGTGTCAGCTCTTTTGCTAATAATTCCAATGATATAGATAGTGATAGCAGGTTAGCATGGTGTTATGGGGATTTAGGTATCTCTTTTCTCTTCTTAATTGCAGGCATAAAATACAATAATAGTGAATGGTATAAGGCAGGTGTTGAGATTGCCGAGAAAGCTTCCTTGAGGGATATAAATAAATCAGGCATAGCTTTTAATGATATCAGAAATTTTTATGACACCTGCTTTTGTCATGGCACTTCTGGCGTTGCTTATATATTTTCAGCCATAGCTAAAATAACTGATAATCCAAAAATTATTTTAGCAAAGAATTATTGGGAAAAGGTTAACATCGAAAATCTGGAAAAGCATATAATTCTACTTTAA
- a CDS encoding IS701 family transposase, protein MYLSEFQHHFKNRTKSNFDKATQYVEGLALSDLKNIERITETLNADYHKMQHFITESNWDARAVIDQIANQVDQSLPNQKLKGLLIDESGWVKKGDKSIGVDHQYCGNVGKTANSQVAVFGCLCTDKYAALVDTRLYLPRSWCTNNARCETAGIPKEDRVFKTKPELATDIVKHQLEMGIEFDYVGGDGLYGNDLAFTRSVEDMGLVYMLDIHSDQKIHLEKPELHIPERKSNRGRPPKRPKASTPSVNANEYIETLTNKDWKKLDIRDSAKGKLKGLFHFKTVYIWDKVQNIVEKRLLVISKRKTKQGVEIKYSFTNAELAQYTHQALAYMQAQRFFIEHSFKEQKQIVGLDQFQTRKWLSWHHQVALNLMVGSFMLKEKLLNQDEVPLLSARDIMDFMVYKFYREMTDERMLEKLQQRHEKRQRDIDLCYSKQ, encoded by the coding sequence GTGTATTTATCTGAATTTCAGCACCATTTTAAAAATAGAACAAAATCCAACTTCGACAAAGCTACTCAATACGTCGAAGGTCTAGCTTTAAGCGATTTGAAAAACATCGAACGCATCACTGAGACATTAAACGCAGACTACCATAAGATGCAGCATTTTATCACCGAATCCAATTGGGATGCAAGAGCTGTCATCGACCAAATAGCAAATCAGGTAGACCAATCACTCCCAAACCAAAAATTAAAAGGATTACTCATAGACGAAAGCGGATGGGTGAAAAAAGGTGACAAAAGCATTGGTGTTGATCACCAGTATTGCGGGAACGTTGGGAAGACTGCAAACTCGCAGGTTGCAGTTTTTGGTTGCTTGTGCACGGACAAATATGCAGCGTTGGTCGACACGAGACTGTACCTTCCAAGGTCATGGTGTACTAACAACGCCAGGTGTGAAACTGCTGGCATCCCCAAAGAGGACAGGGTTTTCAAGACAAAACCGGAGCTGGCTACAGATATTGTGAAGCACCAACTGGAAATGGGTATCGAGTTCGATTACGTTGGGGGGGATGGACTTTATGGCAATGACCTTGCGTTTACCCGTTCGGTTGAGGATATGGGTTTGGTGTACATGCTTGACATTCATAGCGATCAAAAAATCCACCTTGAAAAACCAGAACTACATATTCCAGAGCGAAAGAGCAATCGTGGGCGCCCACCCAAAAGGCCGAAGGCAAGCACCCCATCGGTAAACGCTAACGAATATATAGAAACGCTTACAAACAAGGACTGGAAAAAGCTTGACATTCGTGATTCTGCCAAGGGAAAGCTGAAGGGATTGTTCCATTTTAAGACAGTTTACATTTGGGATAAGGTTCAGAACATTGTTGAGAAACGGTTGCTGGTCATTTCGAAAAGAAAGACAAAGCAGGGAGTAGAAATAAAATATTCGTTCACTAACGCAGAACTTGCTCAATACACGCATCAGGCGCTGGCATACATGCAGGCACAACGCTTTTTCATTGAGCATAGCTTCAAAGAGCAAAAACAGATAGTAGGCTTGGATCAGTTCCAAACCCGCAAATGGCTGTCATGGCATCACCAAGTAGCCCTCAACTTAATGGTGGGCAGCTTTATGCTGAAAGAAAAACTATTGAATCAAGACGAAGTCCCATTGTTGTCGGCAAGAGACATTATGGATTTTATGGTATACAAATTTTATCGTGAAATGACCGATGAACGGATGCTGGAAAAACTGCAGCAGCGACATGAAAAGCGACAGCGTGACATAGACCTCTGTTATTCAAAGCAATAA
- a CDS encoding site-specific integrase, with product MRSTFNVLFFVKKNAEKKDGTAPIVARITINKKVSQFNTKQYIKPDDWNVELNRAKGRSAEARAINTVLDEIKNSLYNAYNDLTKKVKNTFLGIGVEQYLLLELFEECNILLQKQIGITKSKATYQKAEVCKRHLSNYLKTEYKRTDIDLREINHSFIVGFETFLNVQCGCNANTTAKFIQKFKSIVLTAQKNGWIQTDPFANYRITIKKVDRGYLNDDELKRIMQKSFSSERLERIRDIFIFSCYTGLAYIDIKNLRLEHITKGFDDNLWINTKRQKTSIKTVVPLLDIAQLILDKYKGLPNGVLLPIPTNQKTNAYLKEIADVCDINKNLTFHLARHTFATTVTLSKGVTIESVSKMLGHTNIKTTQIYARITDEKISSDMQLLSEKLKCSGMSLV from the coding sequence ATGAGAAGTACTTTTAATGTTCTTTTCTTCGTAAAAAAGAATGCAGAAAAGAAAGACGGAACCGCACCAATTGTTGCAAGAATTACAATTAATAAAAAGGTTAGCCAGTTCAACACCAAACAATATATCAAACCAGATGACTGGAATGTTGAATTAAATAGAGCAAAAGGAAGAAGTGCTGAAGCAAGAGCTATTAATACCGTGTTAGACGAAATTAAGAACTCACTTTATAACGCATACAACGATCTCACAAAAAAAGTAAAAAATACTTTCCTGGGAATTGGAGTGGAACAATACCTTTTATTGGAATTATTCGAGGAATGTAATATTCTCTTACAAAAACAAATTGGCATAACTAAATCTAAAGCCACTTACCAAAAAGCGGAAGTTTGTAAACGACACCTTTCAAATTACCTAAAAACAGAATATAAACGAACAGATATAGACTTAAGGGAAATCAACCACTCCTTTATCGTTGGATTTGAAACCTTCCTGAATGTGCAATGCGGTTGCAACGCAAATACCACAGCTAAGTTTATTCAGAAATTCAAGAGTATAGTGCTTACCGCACAAAAAAACGGCTGGATACAGACCGATCCTTTTGCCAATTATAGAATTACAATTAAAAAGGTTGACAGAGGTTACTTGAACGATGATGAACTAAAACGCATCATGCAAAAAAGCTTTAGTAGCGAAAGATTGGAGCGCATACGTGATATTTTCATTTTCTCATGCTATACCGGACTGGCATATATTGACATTAAAAATCTTAGGCTGGAACACATCACTAAAGGTTTTGACGATAATTTATGGATAAACACTAAACGCCAGAAGACCTCTATTAAAACGGTTGTACCACTATTAGATATAGCACAGTTAATTTTAGATAAATACAAAGGTCTGCCTAACGGTGTACTTTTGCCGATTCCAACCAATCAAAAAACTAATGCGTATTTAAAGGAAATTGCTGATGTGTGTGACATAAATAAAAACCTTACGTTTCACCTGGCACGACATACGTTCGCAACCACAGTTACACTCTCTAAGGGTGTAACTATCGAGTCGGTTAGTAAGATGCTTGGTCACACCAATATTAAAACAACGCAGATATATGCTCGTATTACAGACGAAAAGATAAGTTCTGATATGCAGTTGTTATCGGAAAAGTTAAAGTGCTCGGGGATGAGTTTGGTTTAA
- a CDS encoding ATP-binding protein — translation MSRKEELLMLQNNIVDKAMLIGYLFGVVSYGVTLSRTFSYGLDMPFFVLSAVMAFLGCVVAFRKKIKLGFKIYTIMVVVLLAMISGLSKFGFLVSSKVYIVLIPVFVSFVLGYRKALLVLLVYCLVYCFFGWMYVSGMRPFTIDVQSYVLDVNAWLMDLSIIMLASFALLYVSKKYSDTILDKLSVIRNKNEDLKHREKRYRYLFEHSFDAILILQESEIVDVNERALELFGCQRIDIIGKTILDISTEFQEEGRTSVSLIEERMVKTKLGVPSFFEWKHVKNTGEEFLCSISVALIQEGQNCFFQAVIKNITEQKRQEQELEQYRSRLEGLVQLRTEELEQANEELVQSNSDLLEQRNRLELTLRELHDTQEKLIESEKMASMAVLTAGVSHEINNPLNYIQTGLYSLQNMMSGQYDDLTKVEMDALRAEMVYGIEEGVNRINKIVQSLERFNKKNKKDFSSCNIRIIIEDCLNMLAFETTARIEVIKDYPKVDVEVDGNEGDLHQVFINILYNAVQAISETGKIEVRVELISNASQAMVTIVDNGEGMDSEVLSHIFEPFFTTKDVGGGTGLGLSTVYNIINKHRGDIKVDSCRYKGSEVKVMIPVKSKI, via the coding sequence ATGAGTCGTAAAGAAGAACTGTTAATGTTGCAAAACAATATTGTGGATAAAGCAATGTTGATTGGTTATCTGTTTGGTGTTGTTTCGTATGGAGTAACGCTCTCTAGAACATTTTCTTACGGTTTAGACATGCCTTTTTTTGTCCTTTCTGCTGTAATGGCTTTTTTGGGTTGTGTGGTGGCTTTTCGGAAAAAGATAAAACTCGGGTTTAAAATTTATACCATCATGGTCGTTGTATTATTGGCTATGATCAGTGGTTTAAGTAAGTTTGGTTTTCTCGTATCCTCCAAAGTTTATATCGTATTAATTCCGGTGTTTGTATCTTTTGTGTTGGGGTATAGAAAGGCCTTGTTGGTATTATTGGTATATTGTTTGGTCTATTGTTTTTTTGGCTGGATGTATGTTTCAGGCATGAGACCATTTACCATTGATGTGCAATCTTATGTTTTGGATGTCAATGCATGGTTAATGGATTTATCCATTATAATGTTGGCTTCTTTTGCTTTGCTTTATGTGAGTAAGAAATATTCTGATACGATTCTGGATAAACTATCTGTAATACGAAATAAAAATGAAGACCTAAAACATAGAGAGAAGCGTTATCGTTATTTATTTGAGCATTCCTTTGATGCTATTCTAATTTTACAAGAAAGTGAAATTGTTGACGTTAATGAAAGGGCATTGGAGCTTTTTGGGTGTCAGCGTATTGATATAATTGGAAAAACAATACTGGATATTTCTACTGAATTTCAAGAGGAAGGTAGGACGTCTGTGTCCTTGATCGAGGAAAGAATGGTGAAAACAAAACTCGGTGTGCCTAGTTTTTTTGAGTGGAAGCATGTAAAAAACACAGGTGAAGAGTTTTTGTGTTCCATTAGTGTTGCGTTAATACAAGAAGGGCAAAATTGTTTTTTTCAGGCTGTAATCAAAAATATTACTGAGCAAAAGAGACAAGAGCAAGAATTGGAGCAATATAGGAGTCGTCTCGAGGGATTGGTGCAGCTGAGAACCGAAGAGCTGGAGCAGGCCAATGAGGAATTGGTTCAGTCTAATAGTGATTTGTTAGAACAGCGCAATAGGTTGGAGCTCACTTTACGGGAGTTGCATGATACCCAAGAGAAACTGATTGAGTCGGAGAAAATGGCTTCTATGGCTGTTTTAACGGCCGGTGTTTCTCATGAAATTAACAACCCTTTAAATTATATCCAGACTGGTTTGTATAGTTTGCAAAACATGATGAGTGGTCAGTACGATGACCTTACAAAGGTTGAAATGGATGCCTTAAGAGCTGAAATGGTCTATGGAATAGAAGAAGGGGTAAATAGGATCAATAAAATAGTGCAAAGTCTGGAGCGATTTAATAAAAAAAACAAAAAAGATTTTTCAAGTTGCAATATTCGCATTATTATTGAGGATTGTTTAAATATGCTGGCTTTTGAAACAACGGCTAGAATTGAAGTGATTAAGGATTATCCTAAGGTAGATGTGGAAGTGGATGGAAATGAAGGAGATTTACATCAGGTTTTTATTAATATATTGTATAATGCAGTACAAGCGATTAGTGAAACTGGAAAAATTGAAGTACGGGTAGAGTTGATAAGTAATGCATCACAAGCGATGGTTACTATAGTTGATAATGGAGAGGGAATGGATTCTGAAGTATTGAGTCATATCTTTGAACCCTTCTTTACCACAAAAGATGTTGGCGGTGGTACAGGATTAGGCCTTTCCACTGTTTATAATATTATTAATAAGCACCGGGGTGATATTAAAGTAGATTCTTGTAGATATAAAGGGTCTGAAGTAAAAGTGATGATCCCCGTTAAAAGTAAAATATAG
- a CDS encoding response regulator: MRSLGVVLYVDDEPINLKLFNIMFRGVYKIVTAESGAEALRILDGESEVSVVITDMKMPSMNGLEFVSAARKIRADIPYFLLSGYGLTPEIEKALKLEWIDGYFQKPLKKSKIEEELARYLP, from the coding sequence ATGCGTAGTTTAGGTGTTGTTCTTTATGTTGATGATGAACCAATAAATTTAAAATTGTTCAATATCATGTTTCGTGGGGTTTATAAGATTGTGACTGCTGAATCTGGTGCAGAAGCGCTTCGGATACTGGATGGGGAATCGGAGGTTTCTGTTGTGATAACAGATATGAAAATGCCATCAATGAATGGACTGGAATTTGTTTCGGCAGCCCGAAAAATTAGAGCTGATATACCCTACTTCTTATTGTCAGGATATGGCTTAACTCCAGAAATTGAAAAAGCTTTGAAGCTTGAGTGGATAGATGGTTATTTTCAAAAGCCATTGAAAAAATCCAAGATTGAAGAGGAATTAGCAAGGTACTTGCCTTAA